Proteins from a single region of Geothrix sp. PMB-07:
- the acs gene encoding acetate--CoA ligase codes for MSDVEISITQQATIEALQKGEQAIPMKGWLAKQAAINYEVERALAEEDPASFWGEKAKALDWAEPWTKVFEFKAPNHSWFLGGKLNATVNCIDRHVHSDRRNKAALLWVGEDGDERSYTYNRLYREMNRFANTLKRLGVQKGDRVILYMPLVPEGIISMLACARIGAIHSVVYAGMGHAALRTRIEDAGAKVVVCSDFTYRRGKATALKPIVDEAVRDLAFVDHVIVHRRGSRPGDAPVTFTSEREKDFYDIQQGREIHCEPEMVDAEHPLFILYTSGTTGKPKGVVHSTAGYLVGVNYLSKAFYQIQERDIYWSTSDIGWVVGHSFIVYGPMSIGATVLCREGAPDYPTPEVTWEICERFGVNVMFTAPTAVRMWMSHGAEAPGKFDLSRLRLIACAGEPLNPEAHRWAQQHLVGQSNGQVVDNWWQTEIAGPVIGTLPTFEVRPGKAGKAMPGAQLAVVNRDGSPVPNGQGGLLVIKFPLPYMLRTIWNDHKRYEDYWKDIPGCYSAGDVAVMDADGYIAVLGRADDVLNVAGHRIGTADVEGSLIRHPAVAESAVVGLPDPIKGERIVAFVVVKPGAATGPGLIASLKDHVREDLGGIASPSEIQIRTSLPKTRSGKIVRRALKAEALGQDPGDLSTLAD; via the coding sequence ATGAGCGACGTGGAAATCAGCATCACCCAACAGGCGACCATCGAGGCGCTGCAGAAGGGCGAACAGGCCATTCCCATGAAGGGCTGGCTGGCCAAGCAGGCGGCCATCAACTACGAGGTGGAGCGCGCCCTGGCGGAGGAGGATCCGGCCTCCTTCTGGGGCGAGAAGGCCAAGGCCCTGGACTGGGCCGAACCCTGGACGAAAGTCTTCGAGTTCAAGGCGCCGAACCACTCGTGGTTCCTGGGCGGCAAGCTGAACGCCACGGTGAACTGCATCGACCGCCATGTGCACAGCGACCGGCGCAACAAGGCCGCCCTGCTGTGGGTGGGCGAGGATGGCGACGAGCGCTCCTACACCTACAACCGCCTCTACCGCGAAATGAACCGCTTCGCCAACACGCTGAAGCGCCTGGGTGTGCAGAAGGGCGACCGCGTCATTCTCTACATGCCCCTGGTGCCCGAAGGCATCATCTCCATGCTGGCCTGTGCCCGCATCGGCGCCATCCATAGCGTGGTCTACGCGGGCATGGGCCACGCGGCCCTGCGCACCCGCATCGAGGATGCGGGCGCCAAGGTGGTGGTGTGCTCCGATTTCACCTACCGGCGCGGCAAGGCCACGGCCTTGAAGCCCATCGTGGATGAGGCCGTGCGTGACCTGGCCTTCGTGGATCATGTCATCGTTCATCGCCGAGGCTCGCGACCCGGCGACGCGCCCGTCACCTTCACCAGCGAACGCGAAAAGGATTTCTACGACATCCAGCAGGGCCGCGAGATCCACTGCGAGCCCGAGATGGTGGATGCGGAGCACCCCCTGTTCATCCTCTACACCAGCGGCACGACGGGGAAACCGAAGGGCGTGGTGCACTCGACCGCCGGCTACCTGGTGGGCGTGAACTACCTCAGCAAGGCCTTTTATCAGATCCAGGAACGGGACATCTACTGGAGTACGTCGGACATCGGATGGGTGGTGGGCCACAGCTTCATCGTCTACGGCCCCATGAGCATCGGCGCCACGGTGCTCTGCCGGGAAGGCGCGCCGGACTATCCGACGCCGGAGGTGACCTGGGAGATCTGCGAACGCTTCGGCGTCAACGTGATGTTCACGGCCCCCACCGCCGTGCGGATGTGGATGAGCCACGGAGCGGAAGCGCCGGGCAAGTTTGATCTCAGCCGCCTGCGCCTCATCGCTTGCGCGGGCGAACCGCTCAATCCCGAGGCCCACCGCTGGGCCCAGCAGCACCTGGTGGGCCAGAGCAACGGCCAGGTGGTGGACAACTGGTGGCAGACGGAAATCGCGGGCCCGGTCATCGGCACCCTGCCCACCTTCGAGGTGCGGCCCGGCAAGGCGGGCAAGGCCATGCCCGGGGCCCAGCTGGCCGTGGTGAACCGCGATGGCAGCCCGGTGCCCAATGGCCAGGGCGGTCTCCTGGTCATCAAGTTCCCGCTGCCCTACATGCTGCGCACCATCTGGAACGATCACAAACGCTACGAGGACTACTGGAAGGATATCCCCGGGTGCTACAGCGCCGGGGATGTGGCGGTGATGGATGCCGATGGCTACATCGCCGTGCTGGGCCGCGCGGATGATGTGCTCAATGTGGCGGGGCATCGCATCGGCACCGCCGATGTGGAAGGTTCTCTCATCCGCCATCCGGCCGTGGCCGAAAGCGCCGTGGTGGGCTTGCCCGATCCCATCAAGGGCGAGCGCATCGTGGCCTTTGTCGTGGTGAAGCCAGGCGCTGCCACGGGCCCGGGCCTCATCGCCAGCCTGAAGGACCACGTCCGTGAGGATCTGGGTGGCATCGCCTCGCCCAGCGAGATTCAGATCCGCACCAGCCTGCCCAAGACCCGATCGGGCAAGATCGTGCGCCGCGCCCTCAAGGCCGAGGCCCTGGGCCAGGATCCGGGCGATCTCAGCACCCTCGCGGATTGA
- a CDS encoding MFS transporter — protein sequence MPPRRLLVLVLLGFASGLPLFLTGSTLKAWMTDEGLSLGTIGLFSFVTLPYSLKVFWAPFLDRYALPGLGRRRGWMFSMQALMAGALILLALSQPKLGLARVAALALALTITSATFDIAVDAWRAEALDQKHLGLGNSIHITAYRVAMLVSGGLAMILAQVMGWRSTYLLMAACTGLGMVGTWLAVNTDSVAKAPRSMKVAISGPLEDLLKRSGIVYLFAFTIFFKLGDWLAEAMTMPFLMRGMGFTKLQIGTVQKTTAMVAIILGGLIGGWMLMRMSLRKALWICGFVQASSILGFWSISLLGRHLALLVAANSLENLAYGMGSTALVALLMGSCNRSYTGTQYALFSALTALPRTLFAGMTGFMADWYGWKLYFPVCAAAAIPGLLLLLLYDRWGLAEPEASAETGEIRPT from the coding sequence ATGCCGCCACGCCGCCTCCTTGTCCTGGTGCTCCTGGGTTTCGCCTCGGGCCTGCCGCTGTTCCTCACGGGATCGACGCTGAAAGCCTGGATGACGGATGAAGGCCTGAGCCTCGGCACCATCGGTCTCTTCAGCTTCGTGACCCTGCCGTACAGCCTCAAGGTGTTTTGGGCGCCGTTCCTTGATCGCTATGCCCTGCCGGGCTTGGGCCGCCGCCGGGGCTGGATGTTTTCCATGCAGGCGCTCATGGCGGGGGCCCTCATCCTGCTGGCCTTGAGTCAGCCCAAGCTCGGACTGGCACGGGTCGCCGCACTGGCCTTGGCCTTGACGATCACCAGCGCGACCTTCGACATCGCGGTGGATGCCTGGCGCGCTGAGGCCCTGGATCAGAAACACCTCGGGTTGGGCAACAGCATCCACATCACCGCCTACCGCGTGGCCATGCTGGTCAGTGGCGGGCTGGCCATGATCCTCGCTCAGGTGATGGGATGGCGGAGCACATACCTGCTGATGGCGGCCTGCACGGGTTTGGGAATGGTGGGTACCTGGTTAGCCGTCAACACGGATTCCGTGGCCAAGGCTCCGCGCAGCATGAAGGTGGCGATCTCGGGCCCTCTGGAGGATCTGCTCAAGCGCTCTGGCATCGTTTACCTGTTCGCCTTCACCATCTTCTTCAAGCTGGGGGACTGGCTGGCGGAAGCCATGACCATGCCCTTCCTGATGCGCGGCATGGGGTTCACGAAGCTGCAAATCGGCACGGTCCAGAAGACCACGGCCATGGTGGCCATCATTCTGGGCGGCCTGATCGGCGGCTGGATGCTCATGCGCATGAGCCTGCGCAAGGCACTTTGGATTTGCGGCTTCGTGCAGGCGAGCAGCATCCTGGGTTTCTGGTCCATTTCGCTGCTGGGACGTCATCTCGCTCTGCTGGTGGCGGCGAACAGTCTGGAGAATCTCGCCTACGGCATGGGCAGTACGGCGTTGGTGGCCCTGCTCATGGGCAGTTGCAACCGCAGCTACACGGGCACCCAGTACGCCCTGTTCAGTGCCCTGACTGCGCTGCCGCGCACCCTTTTCGCCGGGATGACGGGCTTCATGGCCGATTGGTACGGCTGGAAGCTCTATTTCCCTGTGTGCGCCGCCGCGGCCATCCCCGGGTTGCTGTTGCTCCTTCTCTACGACCGCTGGGGGCTGGCCGAGCCTGAGGCCAGCGCAGAAACGGGGGAGATCCGGCCTACCTGA
- a CDS encoding rhodanese-like domain-containing protein — translation MVIAALTPTSVEGWFKDYPFLPGILIAAASLLILFLVVLPRINSARRGKGRPVLDPIQVDELVAGSGALVVDLRNAEAFRRGHIRGSLHVPLQELSTRFTRPDPKARRPIILVDDTDELAHRAFDELTRRGFDWMYVLKGGLRAWQRANRPVVR, via the coding sequence ATGGTCATCGCCGCCCTTACACCGACATCCGTGGAAGGTTGGTTCAAGGACTATCCCTTCCTGCCGGGCATCCTCATCGCCGCTGCCAGCCTGCTGATCCTCTTCCTGGTGGTGCTGCCCCGCATCAACTCGGCGCGGCGCGGCAAAGGCCGTCCCGTGCTGGATCCCATCCAGGTCGATGAGCTGGTGGCGGGCTCCGGCGCCCTGGTGGTGGATCTGCGCAATGCCGAGGCCTTCCGCCGCGGACACATCCGCGGGAGCCTCCACGTGCCGCTGCAGGAACTGAGCACGCGCTTCACACGGCCCGACCCCAAGGCCCGCAGGCCCATCATCCTCGTGGACGATACCGATGAGCTGGCCCATCGCGCCTTCGACGAACTCACCCGCAGGGGCTTTGATTGGATGTACGTGCTGAAGGGCGGCCTGCGGGCCTGGCAGCGCGCCAACCGCCCCGTGGTCAGGTAG
- a CDS encoding RluA family pseudouridine synthase, with product MISLRAEEGAPRLDRFLADRFPEIPRARWDVHVRTGQIKVNGEAVTKGGVRLRPGDLVETELPEVAPPAAHLEAEAIDLPSLFEDNQLWIVDKPAGMVVHPGPGHQGGTVVNALLHRLKTPVVVEVTDDDEPSEDSEELSSGWPGLVHRLDRYTTGCLCLAKTAEAQRAIQDQFKARSVEKHYLAIVRHSPKLPQLGSLLIDEPIARHKRDRLRMVVAAGGRSAQTRIRVLARTTSAALVECELLTGRTHQIRVHLAHLRAPLMGDPLYGGPGRWKDVDGQALLLPHPALHAWKLSVDHPMTGQRIDAEAPIPEAFRALATALGLPGF from the coding sequence ATGATCAGCCTGCGCGCCGAAGAGGGCGCCCCCCGCCTGGACCGTTTCCTCGCGGATCGCTTCCCTGAAATCCCCCGGGCCCGCTGGGATGTCCATGTCCGCACGGGCCAGATCAAGGTGAACGGCGAAGCGGTCACCAAGGGCGGTGTGCGCCTGCGTCCCGGGGATCTGGTGGAAACCGAATTGCCCGAAGTGGCCCCTCCGGCGGCCCACCTGGAGGCCGAAGCCATCGACCTGCCCTCCCTCTTCGAGGACAACCAGCTCTGGATCGTCGACAAGCCCGCGGGCATGGTGGTGCATCCCGGTCCCGGCCACCAGGGCGGCACGGTGGTGAACGCGCTGCTGCACCGGCTCAAGACGCCGGTGGTGGTGGAGGTCACCGACGATGACGAGCCCTCCGAGGACAGCGAAGAACTCTCCTCCGGCTGGCCCGGTCTGGTGCACCGCCTCGACCGCTACACCACGGGCTGCCTCTGCCTCGCCAAAACGGCCGAAGCCCAGCGCGCCATCCAGGATCAATTCAAGGCCCGCAGTGTGGAGAAGCACTACCTGGCCATCGTGCGCCACTCGCCCAAACTGCCCCAGCTGGGCAGCCTGCTCATCGATGAGCCCATCGCCCGTCACAAGCGCGACCGCCTCCGCATGGTGGTGGCGGCGGGTGGGCGTTCCGCCCAGACCCGCATCCGCGTGCTGGCCCGCACCACCAGTGCGGCGTTGGTGGAATGCGAACTGCTCACCGGACGCACCCACCAGATCCGCGTGCACCTGGCTCACCTCCGGGCGCCCCTCATGGGCGATCCGCTCTATGGTGGCCCCGGGCGCTGGAAGGATGTGGATGGCCAGGCCCTGCTGCTGCCCCATCCGGCCCTCCACGCCTGGAAGCTCTCCGTGGACCATCCCATGACTGGCCAGCGCATCGATGCAGAAGCCCCCATTCCGGAGGCCTTCCGGGCCCTGGCCACCGCCCTGGGCTTGCCGGGATTCTGA
- a CDS encoding prolipoprotein diacylglyceryl transferase produces the protein MHPVLFEIGSFPLGTYGLLLAIAFFAGTWLAKRQGLLDGLAPSAITDLAIAMLISAIVGSKLLMILVDLINGEPFREVFSLATLRAGGAIHGGIIAATAVFFWKLRKGQGLPLRLTGDALVPGVALGQAIGRLGCFSAGCCYGTESHAPWAVTFTNPIAQAFSGTPLGMPLHPVQLYNTLANLAVMAVLLVARPKRTFRGQIFALYFLVEGLGRVVTETWRGDVDRGTGWLSWAWLSTGRLTGIAFMLLGMGLWLVWSRSKETR, from the coding sequence ATGCATCCTGTCCTTTTCGAGATCGGCTCCTTCCCCCTGGGCACCTACGGCCTGCTGCTGGCCATCGCCTTCTTCGCAGGCACCTGGCTGGCCAAGCGACAGGGCCTGCTGGATGGTTTGGCCCCTTCGGCCATCACCGATCTGGCCATCGCCATGCTCATCTCGGCCATCGTGGGCTCGAAGCTGCTGATGATCCTCGTGGATCTCATCAATGGCGAGCCCTTCCGCGAGGTCTTTTCCCTGGCCACCCTCCGGGCCGGGGGCGCCATCCATGGCGGCATCATCGCCGCCACGGCGGTGTTCTTCTGGAAGCTGCGCAAGGGCCAGGGGCTGCCCCTGCGCCTCACCGGCGACGCCCTGGTGCCCGGCGTGGCCCTGGGCCAGGCCATCGGCCGCCTGGGCTGCTTCTCTGCAGGCTGCTGCTACGGCACCGAAAGCCACGCCCCCTGGGCCGTGACCTTCACCAATCCCATCGCCCAGGCCTTTAGCGGCACGCCCTTGGGTATGCCCCTGCATCCCGTCCAGCTCTACAACACCCTCGCCAACCTCGCGGTCATGGCCGTGCTGCTGGTGGCGCGCCCCAAGCGCACCTTCCGTGGCCAGATCTTCGCGCTGTACTTCCTCGTGGAGGGCCTGGGCCGCGTGGTCACCGAAACCTGGCGCGGCGATGTGGACCGCGGCACGGGCTGGTTGAGCTGGGCCTGGCTGAGCACGGGAAGGCTCACGGGCATTGCATTCATGTTGCTGGGGATGGGCCTTTGGTTGGTCTGGAGCCGGTCGAAGGAGACTCGATGA
- a CDS encoding DUF2231 domain-containing protein codes for MPPWNHIHPAIVHFPIALLTVAPLLVLLGLFWPAQRRGIHTAALMLLLLGGAALLLALKSGEAVERYAHGSPELIAGLRQHERLAQRAALWFGLLDAAFLAIWVMPLLRKRELSHRLQCGLLVVWLAGSAVGVLTLGLTGHAGGHLVHDLHTHDGPEPPPD; via the coding sequence ATGCCGCCCTGGAACCACATCCATCCCGCGATCGTCCATTTCCCCATCGCCCTTCTGACAGTGGCGCCTCTGCTGGTGCTGCTGGGCCTGTTCTGGCCGGCCCAGCGGCGGGGCATCCACACCGCGGCGCTGATGTTGTTGCTGCTCGGCGGGGCCGCTCTACTGCTGGCTCTGAAGAGCGGCGAGGCCGTGGAGCGCTACGCCCATGGCAGCCCGGAACTCATCGCGGGGTTGCGCCAGCACGAGCGACTGGCGCAAAGAGCCGCGCTGTGGTTCGGTCTGCTCGATGCCGCCTTCCTGGCGATTTGGGTAATGCCGTTGCTCCGGAAGCGGGAGTTGTCCCACCGTCTCCAGTGTGGCCTCCTGGTGGTGTGGCTGGCGGGCAGCGCCGTGGGTGTTCTCACCCTAGGCCTCACCGGTCACGCCGGGGGGCATCTGGTGCATGACCTGCACACCCACGATGGCCCGGAGCCACCCCCGGATTGA
- the lpxD gene encoding UDP-3-O-(3-hydroxymyristoyl)glucosamine N-acyltransferase — protein MPRTVTTLTAQELAERLGGVLEHCPPERPISEVRPLEEAAASSVSFLANPKYAAKAKESEAGLIFVDATVDLGDRPVLRVKHPYWAFAQAIGWLHPEPTPTWGHEPVHPTAQIGEGCRIAPGATVGARTVLGKGCVLHPGVHIGDDCVLGEGCELFPGVVLYRRTRLGNRVAVHANSVVGSDGYGYVLVEGRHAKIPQVGWVEVGDEVEIGACVCIDRGVLGPTRIGAGTKIDNQVQVGHNVQVGQHCLLVSQSGISGSTRLGDHVTLAGKVGVVGHIEIGSRSVVGGNSVVAKSLPEGSFVTGFPARPHREWTEAQAALNRLPKFMKQLRKG, from the coding sequence ATGCCCCGGACTGTGACGACCCTGACTGCGCAGGAACTGGCCGAACGTCTGGGAGGCGTCCTGGAGCATTGTCCCCCGGAACGCCCGATTTCCGAAGTAAGACCCCTGGAAGAAGCCGCAGCCTCATCCGTGTCCTTCCTGGCCAACCCCAAGTACGCGGCCAAGGCCAAGGAGAGTGAAGCCGGGCTGATCTTCGTGGATGCCACGGTGGATCTGGGGGATCGGCCTGTGTTGCGCGTGAAACATCCCTACTGGGCCTTCGCGCAGGCCATCGGTTGGCTGCATCCCGAGCCGACGCCCACCTGGGGCCACGAACCCGTCCATCCCACGGCTCAGATCGGCGAGGGCTGCCGCATCGCCCCGGGCGCCACCGTGGGGGCGAGAACGGTGCTGGGGAAGGGCTGCGTGCTGCACCCCGGCGTGCACATCGGCGATGACTGCGTCCTGGGGGAGGGGTGCGAGCTGTTTCCCGGCGTGGTGCTCTATCGCCGCACGCGCCTGGGGAACCGGGTCGCGGTCCACGCCAATTCCGTGGTGGGCAGCGATGGCTACGGCTACGTGCTGGTGGAGGGGCGCCACGCCAAGATCCCCCAGGTGGGCTGGGTGGAGGTGGGCGATGAGGTCGAGATCGGCGCCTGCGTCTGCATCGACCGCGGCGTGCTGGGGCCCACGCGCATCGGCGCCGGCACCAAGATCGACAACCAGGTGCAGGTGGGCCACAACGTGCAGGTGGGGCAGCACTGCCTGCTGGTGAGCCAGAGCGGCATCAGCGGTTCCACCAGGCTGGGCGACCACGTGACCCTGGCGGGCAAGGTGGGCGTGGTGGGTCACATCGAGATCGGCAGCCGCAGCGTGGTGGGCGGCAACAGCGTGGTGGCCAAGAGCCTGCCCGAGGGCAGCTTCGTCACCGGCTTCCCGGCCCGTCCCCATCGCGAATGGACTGAAGCCCAGGCTGCCCTGAACAGACTGCCGAAGTTCATGAAGCAGCTGCGCAAGGGCTGA
- a CDS encoding response regulator — protein sequence MSQPQILIVEDEAIVAMDLKLHLQDLGYGVAGLASTGEESISLAASQKPGLVLMDISLGAGMDGIEAARYMQAMGIPVVFLTAFADEVTLKRAKDSAPYGYLLKPFDERTLHSTIEMALYRHRMEQELKASESRMRSIIEHALDLVVILDQAGRVSYSSPAAAKILGYTYGERYGLPAVDLIHPDDQETYLDVLRELVQTPGASRTLEIRVMHRNGSPRLMEVVTHNALDVPGVHGIVINARDITERRQAEIDRQIMESKVQQAQKLESLGVMAGGIAHDFNNLLMGIMGHAGLALMEISGDSPLRRRLHQIEVAATRAAELTNQLLAYSGRGTFQVEPLSLPRLVDEMEGLLETVISKKAQLEHRYSGDLPLIDGDGTQIRQVIMNVITNASDALEDRPGTITISIGTQVTGPLTPCLAGTPPEGESVFLEVADTGSGMEPDTLERIFDPFFTTKFTGRGLGLAAVLGIVRGHHGAIQVTSRPDEGTAVRLYFPRSKHTEGREVWEDRPTQSYQSEGLVLVVDDEEAVRSVASSTLERCGFTVLTATNGRDGLKVYREHADRIRAVVLDLTMPIMSGDEVLADLRGGPAPGSTVPVLLSSGYSSSDVAGNLQRYGTIHFLQKPYNPGDLTQKIRTCLGE from the coding sequence ATGAGCCAACCCCAGATCCTGATCGTCGAAGACGAAGCCATCGTGGCCATGGACCTCAAGCTCCATCTTCAGGACCTGGGCTACGGCGTGGCCGGCCTGGCCTCCACCGGCGAAGAATCCATCAGTCTGGCCGCCAGCCAAAAACCAGGCCTGGTGCTCATGGACATCTCCCTCGGCGCCGGCATGGATGGCATCGAAGCGGCGCGCTACATGCAGGCCATGGGCATCCCGGTGGTCTTCCTCACTGCCTTCGCTGATGAGGTGACGCTGAAGCGCGCCAAGGACAGCGCACCCTACGGGTACCTGCTCAAGCCCTTCGACGAACGCACCCTGCACTCGACCATCGAGATGGCCCTCTACCGCCACCGCATGGAACAGGAGCTGAAGGCCAGCGAATCCCGCATGCGGTCCATCATCGAGCACGCCTTGGATCTGGTGGTGATCCTCGATCAGGCGGGCCGCGTGTCCTACAGCAGCCCCGCGGCCGCGAAGATCCTCGGCTATACCTACGGTGAACGCTACGGGCTCCCGGCGGTGGATCTGATCCACCCCGATGACCAGGAGACCTACCTCGACGTCCTTCGGGAATTGGTGCAGACCCCTGGCGCCTCTCGGACCCTCGAAATCCGTGTCATGCATCGCAACGGCAGCCCGCGACTCATGGAAGTCGTGACCCACAATGCGCTGGATGTGCCAGGCGTGCATGGCATCGTCATCAACGCGCGGGACATCACCGAGCGCAGGCAGGCGGAGATCGACCGCCAGATCATGGAGTCCAAGGTTCAGCAGGCGCAGAAGCTGGAGAGCCTCGGCGTCATGGCCGGCGGCATCGCCCACGACTTCAACAACCTGCTGATGGGCATCATGGGCCACGCGGGCCTGGCCCTCATGGAGATCAGCGGCGACAGCCCTCTCCGCCGACGCCTGCATCAGATCGAAGTGGCCGCCACCCGCGCCGCCGAACTCACCAACCAGCTGCTGGCCTACTCCGGTCGCGGCACCTTCCAGGTGGAGCCGCTGTCCCTGCCCCGCCTGGTGGATGAAATGGAAGGCCTGCTGGAAACCGTGATCTCCAAGAAGGCCCAGCTGGAGCACCGCTACTCAGGCGATCTACCGCTCATCGACGGGGACGGCACTCAGATCCGGCAGGTGATCATGAACGTCATCACCAACGCCTCCGATGCGCTGGAGGACCGCCCGGGCACCATCACCATCAGCATCGGAACCCAGGTGACGGGCCCCCTCACACCCTGCCTGGCCGGCACACCGCCCGAAGGGGAATCGGTCTTCCTCGAGGTGGCCGACACCGGCTCGGGCATGGAGCCCGACACGCTGGAGCGGATCTTTGATCCTTTCTTCACCACGAAGTTCACCGGCCGCGGGCTGGGCCTGGCGGCCGTGCTGGGCATCGTCCGCGGCCACCACGGCGCCATCCAGGTGACCAGCAGGCCGGACGAAGGCACCGCTGTGCGCCTCTACTTCCCGCGATCCAAACACACCGAGGGCCGTGAAGTCTGGGAGGACCGACCAACCCAGTCCTACCAGAGCGAGGGCCTGGTCCTGGTGGTGGATGACGAAGAGGCCGTGCGCAGTGTGGCCTCCTCAACCCTGGAGCGCTGCGGCTTCACGGTGCTGACCGCCACCAATGGCCGGGATGGCCTCAAGGTCTACCGCGAACATGCCGACCGCATTCGCGCTGTGGTGCTGGATCTGACCATGCCCATCATGAGCGGTGACGAAGTGCTGGCGGATCTGCGCGGCGGACCGGCACCCGGTTCCACCGTCCCCGTGCTCCTCTCCAGCGGCTACAGCAGCTCCGACGTGGCGGGCAACCTGCAGCGCTACGGCACCATCCACTTCCTGCAGAAGCCCTACAACCCCGGCGACCTCACCCAGAAGATCCGCACCTGCCTGGGAGAGTGA
- a CDS encoding sensor histidine kinase, which translates to MSRFPLQQTSGRTAVDAAGPHARRLSAKTVLIGSWVAFFLLQLATASLRARDASSLCYYPAALSVALLLLYGPKALPTITLAPLPAALLLQPMGMPTWAIAAVSLLYGCFHALAVLAFRKARLSPRLRRIPDVAGFMLLAMLSPLAASVPILAVLRTAGALPGHPVIDILRMVFLSNALGVLTLTPALLLWAHPFLRLGWHGHPARRAELHPGRLLLQAASLALAAFVVVRFSEPGTLHLKYLLFLPVTWVVVQGGLRAASLAFPLLTVLLAMLILRSDLPADAQLGIQSFLCVLFGTGLFLGAAMDAQREAIRMRDRRSLHLNHLMDATGAIPWEMDLESGRCTYLGQAVESLLGRAPEVWQRKPFWADVIHPDDQLTFLKFLLQVSRNRGVHQIEFKLQDSEGHEHWVRAAGGMEPAKGKGLVMGFLFDIHAHKHAEENALRVMLKEKDILLREIHHRVKNNLQVVSSLLRLQSSTSEDPALQRALKEAQERVQAIALIHQKLKHAPDFSQLDLPGYVRTLAERLVRSYASVPALIDLQVKVAEVDIGPDSPVPLGLILNELVANALQHAFPPGEGGSLDIEIDRDSKGWITLRVADSGQGLPESVHLAQGGLGFQLVQALTDQLGGTLELERRRGAAFLLTFPPTRRP; encoded by the coding sequence GTGAGTCGATTCCCTTTGCAACAGACCTCCGGCCGAACCGCGGTGGACGCCGCGGGCCCCCACGCCAGGCGGCTCAGCGCCAAAACGGTGCTCATCGGTTCCTGGGTGGCCTTCTTCCTGCTCCAGTTGGCCACCGCGAGCCTGCGCGCACGCGATGCCTCTTCGCTCTGCTACTACCCAGCCGCGCTCAGCGTGGCGCTGCTGCTCCTGTACGGGCCAAAGGCACTGCCCACCATCACCCTCGCTCCCCTGCCTGCAGCGCTTCTGCTCCAGCCCATGGGCATGCCGACCTGGGCCATTGCGGCAGTCTCTCTGCTCTATGGCTGCTTCCATGCCCTGGCGGTCCTGGCCTTCCGCAAAGCCCGGCTCTCACCCCGCCTCCGGCGCATCCCGGATGTGGCCGGTTTCATGCTGCTGGCCATGCTCAGCCCCCTGGCCGCATCGGTGCCCATCCTGGCCGTTCTGCGCACGGCAGGGGCGCTCCCGGGCCATCCGGTCATCGACATTCTCAGGATGGTCTTCCTCAGCAATGCGCTCGGTGTGCTGACGCTGACCCCTGCCCTTCTCTTATGGGCGCATCCGTTCCTCCGCCTGGGCTGGCACGGCCATCCTGCCCGCCGCGCCGAACTCCACCCGGGCCGTCTTCTCCTGCAAGCGGCTTCCCTCGCCCTCGCCGCCTTCGTGGTGGTGCGATTCAGCGAACCAGGAACCCTGCACCTCAAATACCTGCTGTTCCTGCCTGTGACGTGGGTGGTGGTGCAGGGTGGCCTGCGCGCCGCCAGCCTCGCCTTCCCACTGCTTACGGTGCTATTGGCCATGCTGATCCTGCGCAGCGATCTTCCCGCCGATGCCCAACTCGGGATCCAGTCCTTCCTCTGCGTTCTGTTCGGCACAGGCCTTTTCCTGGGCGCAGCCATGGACGCCCAGCGCGAGGCCATCCGTATGCGGGACCGCCGCAGCCTGCACCTGAATCACCTCATGGATGCCACCGGAGCCATCCCCTGGGAAATGGACCTGGAATCGGGACGCTGCACCTACCTGGGCCAGGCCGTGGAATCCCTGTTGGGCAGAGCTCCCGAGGTATGGCAGCGGAAGCCCTTCTGGGCCGATGTGATCCATCCCGACGACCAGCTGACCTTCCTCAAGTTTCTGCTTCAGGTGAGCCGGAACCGAGGGGTTCACCAGATCGAATTCAAGCTCCAGGATTCCGAGGGCCACGAACACTGGGTACGCGCCGCCGGCGGCATGGAGCCGGCCAAGGGCAAGGGCCTGGTCATGGGTTTCCTCTTCGACATCCATGCCCACAAGCACGCGGAGGAGAATGCCCTCCGGGTGATGCTGAAGGAGAAGGACATCCTCCTGCGGGAGATCCACCATCGTGTGAAGAACAACCTGCAGGTGGTCTCGAGCCTGCTGCGTCTGCAATCCTCCACCTCGGAGGACCCCGCCCTCCAGCGGGCGCTGAAGGAAGCCCAGGAGCGTGTGCAGGCCATCGCCCTCATCCACCAGAAGCTGAAACATGCCCCGGATTTCTCCCAACTTGATCTGCCCGGCTATGTGCGCACCCTCGCGGAGCGCCTGGTGCGCAGCTACGCCAGCGTGCCGGCACTCATCGACCTGCAGGTCAAGGTGGCGGAGGTCGACATCGGCCCCGACTCGCCCGTGCCCCTGGGGCTGATCCTGAATGAACTGGTGGCCAATGCCCTCCAACACGCCTTCCCGCCGGGCGAAGGCGGCAGCCTGGACATCGAGATCGACCGGGATTCCAAAGGCTGGATCACCCTCCGGGTGGCCGATTCGGGCCAGGGTCTGCCAGAATCCGTGCATCTGGCCCAAGGCGGTTTGGGGTTCCAGCTGGTGCAGGCCCTGACAGATCAACTTGGCGGCACCCTGGAATTGGAAAGACGCCGCGGAGCCGCCTTCCTCCTCACCTTCCCGCCGACCCGCCGCCCATGA